The following proteins come from a genomic window of Populus nigra chromosome 6, ddPopNigr1.1, whole genome shotgun sequence:
- the LOC133697594 gene encoding protein ESMERALDA 1-like isoform X1 encodes MHAYNRIPSSGHTTPSPPQSPLRSPRYRHGSGGGGRSKSGRFTPSSFPPGRSLAHRLAWFLLSALLRRQGIFLFAPLIYISGMLLYMGTVSFDVGPVIDHKPAPGSVYRSPQIYEKLRPEMDADNSSADALSTVWKNSYRSGEWRQCIKKSSEGLPESNGYIYVEANGGLNQQRTSICNAVAVAGFLNATLLIPNFHYHSIWRDPSKFEDIYDEDYFISTLENVVRVVDKIPEYLMERYDNNMTNVQNFRVKAWAPVQYYRDVVLPKLLEERVIRISPFANRLSFDVPPAVQRLRCLANYEALRFSNPILTMGETLVARMKERSASHGGKYVSIHLRFEEDMVAFSCCVFDGGEQEAKDMKEARERGWKGKFTKPGRTIRPGAIRLNGKCPLTPLEVGLMLRGMGFDKNTHIYLASGKIYNSEKYMAPLLEMFPNLLTKDMLALDEELDPFKNYSSRMAAIDYTVCLHSEVFVTTQGGNFPHFLMGHRRFLYGGHSKTIRPDKRKLALLFDNPKIGWKSFKRHMMNMRSHSDSKGFELKRPNDSVYSYPCPDCMCRVNRTEDSRSSSVT; translated from the exons ATGCACGCTTACAATAGAATACCTAGCAGCGGCCACACAACACCGTCACCGCCTCAATCGCCGCTCCGTTCACCTAGGTACCGTCACGGAAGTGGAGGAGGAGGCCGGTCCAAGTCTGGCCGGTTCACCCCTTCCTCCTTCCCGCCAGGAAGGTCCCTCGCACACCGCCTCGCTTGGTTCCTCCTCTCTGCCCTCCTCCGCCGCCAGGGGATTTTCCTTTTCGCTCCTCTCATTTATATTTCTGGTATGCTTTTGTACATGGGAACGGTGTCGTTCGATGTTGGCCCTGTAATTGACCATAAGCCTGCTCCTGGTTCGGTTTATCGGAGCCCTCAGATTTATGAGAAGCTTCGACCGGAAATGGATGCCGATAATTCTTCAGCTGATGCG CTATCAACTGTATGGAAAAACTCGTATAGAAGTGGTGAGTGGAGACAGTGCATAAAGAAGTCTTCTGAAG GCTTACCTGAATCAAATGGCTACATCTATGTTGAGGCAAATGGTGGTCTGAATCAGCAGAGAACTTCG ATATGCAATGCGGTTGCTGTGGCGGGCTTTCTTAATGCAACTCTCCTCATTCCTAACTTTCATTATCATAGCATCTGGAGAGATCCTAG CAAATTCGAAGACATATATGATGAGGACTATTTTATCAGTACATTGGAAAATGTAGTAAGGGTGGTTGATAAGATTCCTGAATATCTTATGGAGCGTTATGATAACAACATGACTAATGTCCAGAACTTCAGAGTAAAAGCATGGGCACCTGTTCAGTATTACAGGGATGTTGTCCTTCCAAAGCTATTAGAAGAAAG GGTCATAAGGATTTCTCCTTTTGCAAATCGCTTATCATTTGACGTTCCTCCAGCTGTCCAACGGCTTAGATGTTTGGCAAATTATGAAGCTTTAAGGTTCTCAAATCCCATATTAACTATGGGAGAAACATTGGTAGCAAGAATGAAAGAACGCAGTGCAAGCCATGGTGGAAAGTATGTTTCTATTCATCTTCGCTTTGAAGAG GACATGGTTGCTTTCTCTTGCTGTGTATTTGATGGTGGAGAGCAAGAAGCCAAAGACATGAAGGAAGCGAGGGAAAGGGGTTGGAAAGGAAAATTTACAAAGCCTGGTCGGACTATACGTCCTGGGGCAATTAGGCTCAATGGGAAGTGTCCTCTTACTCCTTTAGAG GTTGGATTGATGCTTAGGGGCATGGGTTTTGATAAAAACACGCATATCTATTTGGCCTCTGGAAAGATTTACAATTCTGAAAAATACATGGCCCCGCTGTTGGAAATGTTTCCAAATCTGTTGACTAAAGACATGCTGGCATTGGATGAGGAACTTGATCCATTCAAG AATTATTCTTCCAGGATGGCTGCAATAGACTACACTGTGTGTCTTCACAGTGAGGTATTTGTGACAACTCAGGGTGGCAACTTCCCCCATTTTTTGATGGGTCATAGAAGATTCTTGTATGGTGGACACTCGAAGACAATCAGGCCAGACAAGCGAAAGTTAGCATTGCTCTTTGATAATCCAAAAATCGG ATGGAAGAGCTTCAAGCGACACATGATGAATATGCGGTCTCACAGCGATTCTAAAGGATTTGAACTCAAAAGGCCAAATGACTCCGTATATTCCTATCCATGCCCAGATTGCATGTGCCGTGTGAACAGAACAGAAGATTCAAGATCATCTTCAGTTACATGA
- the LOC133697594 gene encoding protein ESMERALDA 1-like isoform X2 has product MIGLPESNGYIYVEANGGLNQQRTSICNAVAVAGFLNATLLIPNFHYHSIWRDPSKFEDIYDEDYFISTLENVVRVVDKIPEYLMERYDNNMTNVQNFRVKAWAPVQYYRDVVLPKLLEERVIRISPFANRLSFDVPPAVQRLRCLANYEALRFSNPILTMGETLVARMKERSASHGGKYVSIHLRFEEDMVAFSCCVFDGGEQEAKDMKEARERGWKGKFTKPGRTIRPGAIRLNGKCPLTPLEVGLMLRGMGFDKNTHIYLASGKIYNSEKYMAPLLEMFPNLLTKDMLALDEELDPFKNYSSRMAAIDYTVCLHSEVFVTTQGGNFPHFLMGHRRFLYGGHSKTIRPDKRKLALLFDNPKIGWKSFKRHMMNMRSHSDSKGFELKRPNDSVYSYPCPDCMCRVNRTEDSRSSSVT; this is encoded by the exons ATGATAGGCTTACCTGAATCAAATGGCTACATCTATGTTGAGGCAAATGGTGGTCTGAATCAGCAGAGAACTTCG ATATGCAATGCGGTTGCTGTGGCGGGCTTTCTTAATGCAACTCTCCTCATTCCTAACTTTCATTATCATAGCATCTGGAGAGATCCTAG CAAATTCGAAGACATATATGATGAGGACTATTTTATCAGTACATTGGAAAATGTAGTAAGGGTGGTTGATAAGATTCCTGAATATCTTATGGAGCGTTATGATAACAACATGACTAATGTCCAGAACTTCAGAGTAAAAGCATGGGCACCTGTTCAGTATTACAGGGATGTTGTCCTTCCAAAGCTATTAGAAGAAAG GGTCATAAGGATTTCTCCTTTTGCAAATCGCTTATCATTTGACGTTCCTCCAGCTGTCCAACGGCTTAGATGTTTGGCAAATTATGAAGCTTTAAGGTTCTCAAATCCCATATTAACTATGGGAGAAACATTGGTAGCAAGAATGAAAGAACGCAGTGCAAGCCATGGTGGAAAGTATGTTTCTATTCATCTTCGCTTTGAAGAG GACATGGTTGCTTTCTCTTGCTGTGTATTTGATGGTGGAGAGCAAGAAGCCAAAGACATGAAGGAAGCGAGGGAAAGGGGTTGGAAAGGAAAATTTACAAAGCCTGGTCGGACTATACGTCCTGGGGCAATTAGGCTCAATGGGAAGTGTCCTCTTACTCCTTTAGAG GTTGGATTGATGCTTAGGGGCATGGGTTTTGATAAAAACACGCATATCTATTTGGCCTCTGGAAAGATTTACAATTCTGAAAAATACATGGCCCCGCTGTTGGAAATGTTTCCAAATCTGTTGACTAAAGACATGCTGGCATTGGATGAGGAACTTGATCCATTCAAG AATTATTCTTCCAGGATGGCTGCAATAGACTACACTGTGTGTCTTCACAGTGAGGTATTTGTGACAACTCAGGGTGGCAACTTCCCCCATTTTTTGATGGGTCATAGAAGATTCTTGTATGGTGGACACTCGAAGACAATCAGGCCAGACAAGCGAAAGTTAGCATTGCTCTTTGATAATCCAAAAATCGG ATGGAAGAGCTTCAAGCGACACATGATGAATATGCGGTCTCACAGCGATTCTAAAGGATTTGAACTCAAAAGGCCAAATGACTCCGTATATTCCTATCCATGCCCAGATTGCATGTGCCGTGTGAACAGAACAGAAGATTCAAGATCATCTTCAGTTACATGA